The Rattus rattus isolate New Zealand chromosome 1, Rrattus_CSIRO_v1, whole genome shotgun sequence genome includes a region encoding these proteins:
- the Ndufaf4 gene encoding NADH dehydrogenase [ubiquinone] 1 alpha subcomplex assembly factor 4, translated as MGARMTRALRNFNVEKRAEQEISKRKPSMAPKHPSTRSLLQEHLSQYPEIEEEVSRKDNKLLSLLRDVYVDSKDPVPSLPVKAIELQQHPKEFRLPIGDQFDKNIKDIPKGKITVVEALTLLNNHKLSPETWTAEKIAQEYHLEQEDVNSLLKYFVTFEVKIVPPEDRKAIQSK; from the exons ATGGGGGCTCGCATGACCCGCGCCCTCAGGAACTTCAACGTGGAGAAGCGAGCGGAGCAGGAGATCAGCAAGAGGAAGCCCTCCATGGCACCCAAGCACCCTTCCACCCGCAGTCTCCTGCAGGAGCACCTGAGTC agTATCCAGAAATCGaggaagaagtttctagaaaagaTAACAAGCTGCTGTCCTTACTAAGAGATGTATATGTCGATTCCAAAGATCCGGTGCCTTCCTTGCCG GTAAAAGCCATTGAACTACAGCAACATCCAAAGGAGTTCAGATTGCCGATAGGAGATCAATTTGACAAGAATATCAAGGACATTCCCAAAGGCAAGATCACTGTTGTGGAAGCACTGACCCTTCTCAATAACCATAAACTCTCTCCAGAGACATGGACTGCTGAGAAAATCGCCCAGGAATACCATTTAGAACAGGAGGATGTAAATTCCCTTCTCAAATATTTCGTTACTTTTGAAGTCAAAATCGTCCCTCCTGAGGACAGGAAAGCAATacaatcaaaatga